The Deltaproteobacteria bacterium genomic interval GAGCGAGAGTTTGAGCGGTCTCGCCGGTACAAGCGTTCGATCTCGTGCTTGCTGGTCGACATCGACGCATTCGAAGAGCTTGAGCAGACCTACAGCGCTGAGCAATCGAATGCTGTCTTGAAGCTCTTAAGTGAGGTTTTGCTCCGTACCTTTCGTAATGTCGATGATATATCGCGGTTTAGAAATAGTATCTTTCTCGTCTTGCTCCCGGAAACCAGCCCTGCGAATGCCATCATTGCGATGGATAGGGTCCGTTCTGCTCTTGAGTCGGTGACTGGCAAGGTGGCCGAGGTCATCGGTCATACCCAACCGGAGGGAGGGAGCTGGTCACTTTCGATAAGTGCCGGTATTTCCACTTATCCAGACGACGGGCTCAACTCTTATGCTGACTTAATTATGGCTGCAGAAACCGCTCTCTATGAAGCAAAGCGAAAAGGCCGAGGCGAGACCGCCAGCGCCAATTTTCAATAGATCATTTTCTTGTATTAACGACGACCAATC includes:
- a CDS encoding diguanylate cyclase; the protein is MPSQTQSVLLISESAEEIRNFTQILLEKGYILRGTDDFDPSSVNQDIGLVIVDLIREDGRGLDILAELGADSTGFHLPILVIAGLADKVALIQALEAGVTDFLWKGSSSIEIQARIAAALRTGDLQKSLAKASRLDALTGTCSKTHMMDILEREFERSRRYKRSISCLLVDIDAFEELEQTYSAEQSNAVLKLLSEVLLRTFRNVDDISRFRNSIFLVLLPETSPANAIIAMDRVRSALESVTGKVAEVIGHTQPEGGSWSLSISAGISTYPDDGLNSYADLIMAAETALYEAKRKGRGETASANFQ